Part of the Triticum urartu cultivar G1812 chromosome 2, Tu2.1, whole genome shotgun sequence genome, AACTGGAATATGAGATGGTTTGTGCATATACAAGACAGGTCTCCAGAAGTGCCAATGCATAGCTAGTGATGGGTAAAGCGTACTGATAATTAGAGATATTAAGAACTGGAATATCACTAATGAAGTATcaatggacaggggtgcgtgaaAGACAGCTATCCACGTGTCAGAACTATGACTTGGTTTCGAAATCTTATGGGTTTCATCTCAAGCCTACCCCAACCAGTTTGGGATTGAAGTTGTTTGTATGGACATGATTATTATATCACGTATTACAAGTCATCAAAAGTACAAACATGACCCAACAATTAATCACCGAAATTGACATAACAGTTGATCACCAAGCTTGTTCAACATATATAGAAAGCCCAAAGCTAAAATAATGGATGGGAGTAAACAAACACAACAGTTAATAGGAAATTTCCTGATTTGAAGGAGCAAAATAAAATTTACAGTAAGAGTACGGTTTTATCTCTCTGAAACATATAAAAGATACGGTGCTCCGCTGCACTGCACAGGAGTAACCTGGAAAGATAAAGCGAACAACCTGTGGTAGTACACCTTTATTATAATGAAACCCGCCGCACGACGAGAGAAGAAGCGTCCAGCTTAAGTTGTTGGGTGAAACCCTGGCTGATTTCCACTGCACAAAATGAAAGAGTAGGCTTAATAACAATTGAAAGATATATACTTGAAGACTTTCAAGTGAAGATGAAGGAGAACTGACCTTTGTTTGATTAAGTCTGCATTAATTACTGGGGATACTCGAGGAACAAAACGTCGGGCTTATTAGGATGGCCCGTTGCAATGCGTAGCATTTCATCTTTTGTTGCACCCTCGACTTGTTGATGGAGAGCGACTTCCTGGAGTTTCGCCATGGGAATGATTTCGATGAGGGGTTCATCAGGAATGCCATGCAGATCTTCACAGAGGATATGAAGTGAGACAAGAGCGGGCAGCGCGACTGCTCTGATTGCTACTTCCAGCGTTTGCTTGCACACAACGAATATTCGCTCAATGGATTTGAGGTGCTCAGCTTCAGACAGTATGTCGAGGGACCCAAGGTTATCTTCAATAAGCTTCAGATATTTCAATCCCCTCACATCGGTCAGCCCGTCTCGAATAACATCCCAGCTCAGACCAGTGGACGAGAGGCACAGCTCCTTGATATCACTAAGCCCTGCAACAAACAGAGGAAATTGGCTGAGGTTACCGTGCAGCTTGAGCGAGTCGAGTTTGCCGGCGACTGACACTATCTTCTTGGTGAATTCCCCTGAGGATCCTTCGAAATGGATCGATAGGGACCAATGAACATGAGGCTCTCTGGTAGTTCTATGAATGAATTCCGTAATGGCATTTGAAAGATCTTTCAGGTTTCTTTTGCTTGCGTTGGATCCGCACCATATCTTCACCTCCCGCAACCGCCTCATAAGACTCATCAGCTGTGGAAATCCTAGTGTCTCGCCGGTGACAAATCCTGCTAGTGTCTCCAGCACACTCTTATCTCTTAGGAACCTCTCTAGATTTGATTCAAACCATCCCACTACGGGCACAGAGGTGATATCTATTCTAGAAAGCTGGAACTTGCCAAGGAGGTGCTTCAGCTTGGGCAGCAGGAGCACTTCCTTGAACACCGTCACAGTTTGGCTTCCACTCAGATCGAGCGTCTCTAACTGTTTCAGCATGCCGATATCCCTTGTAATGAAACCAATGCTGCCCAAATTGATGCTCAAATATTTCATCAGCACCAGGTCACAGATAGCCTGAATATGGCCATCACTCAGGTGACCACATTCTTTCAGATCCAACACTCTCAGCATTTCATACTTGGCAAAATCGAAAACAGCTTCATAATTGGAGAGATTCGCCCCAGCAGCAGGGAATACCGCCAGGGTCCGGAGACGAGATAAATTCTGAGGCAAATTCAGTTTGACATTTGCAGGAGGGTGCACAGATAGCCTGCGGGCTTCATCGGCCGGCAATTGGGCCCTGCCGTCACACAAGACAATGAAATTCTGGGAGACTGACATTTCAGAGATCCATTGGAGTGTCTCATCAGTGGGTCGGCATATCTTTACATCCCCGTTGTTGCCTCTCCGGGTGGAACAGATGATACTGGCTGTGATGAGGATTTTCAAATTGTTGACTGCGCCTTGTTCAACCTCTACTAATTCTTCAGCCAGCCATCTCCTGATTAGGGGCTTAGTCCTAACATCATGCTCAGGAGGGAACAAGCACAAATAAAGCAAGCAGTCAAGGTTACGAACAAGCCAAGCCTGGCGGCTCTGGTCGCTAAGAAGATCCTGAAGCTCCCTGGGGACAGAAGGAGCTGCTTGGTGTGCAGTCCCAGCTGCCCCTTGTGATGTCCCGTTAACTGCTAGTGTTATCACCTTCATATAACTCAGTATCTGATCTTTCGTGTCGATTGATCTGGCCTTGAGGCCAGCAATCTCGTTGGCAAATTCAGTGAAGGTCGTCTTGTCGGCATTGAAGCTGTCCATGCAGTCTTGGATGTCATATGCCAAGCGCCTCAGCAATGCAATGCATACTAGCTGCAAAGGACTGACGTGTCCGCCACTGGAATCAAAACACTGTTGCATGATAACTTGTATGAACTCGAGATCATTTTTGATGTAATTAGCATCATTCTTCACCGCCACACTAGCTTTTCTCTCTCTCCTTTTGCTTAATTCACCTATTACCTTGCTGAGCTTCGACACGGCGGCACTGGCCGCTGCGCCAAATAAGGCTACAGCAAACGCCTCCATCGATCTCTCTTTCTATTGCTCCGCCGATTACCCCTCCTCCATAGATCTGCATATGCATGGCAAAGTGGGGTTAGTGATGCTTGAAACgcaagggagagggagaggtggggagaaggaggaggcgcATGTACCTAATCCAGTAGTGGAGTGGAGATCTATGGTTTCTCGGACTTGTGTCCTCTCTCTTGCTGCAATTACGAGCTTGATGGAGGCATGAGTGGAGAAGAAATGGGTTTACCCACACTATGTGGATGATGCAGGTACTAGTGGACGAGTGGAGAAGGATCGTTTTCTCTGATACAGTATATGCTTGCCTGCTCAACGACTTTCCTCCCGATAGACGTGGCGGGCATCCGGAAGGATCCGCCACTTTATTATCTCAAAAAAGAGAAAA contains:
- the LOC125540496 gene encoding disease resistance protein RGA4-like; this encodes MEAFAVALFGAAASAAVSKLSKVIGELSKRRERKASVAVKNDANYIKNDLEFIQVIMQQCFDSSGGHVSPLQLVCIALLRRLAYDIQDCMDSFNADKTTFTEFANEIAGLKARSIDTKDQILSYMKVITLAVNGTSQGAAGTAHQAAPSVPRELQDLLSDQSRQAWLVRNLDCLLYLCLFPPEHDVRTKPLIRRWLAEELVEVEQGAVNNLKILITASIICSTRRGNNGDVKICRPTDETLQWISEMSVSQNFIVLCDGRAQLPADEARRLSVHPPANVKLNLPQNLSRLRTLAVFPAAGANLSNYEAVFDFAKYEMLRVLDLKECGHLSDGHIQAICDLVLMKYLSINLGSIGFITRDIGMLKQLETLDLSGSQTVTVFKEVLLLPKLKHLLGKFQLSRIDITSVPVVGWFESNLERFLRDKSVLETLAGFVTGETLGFPQLMSLMRRLREVKIWCGSNASKRNLKDLSNAITEFIHRTTREPHVHWSLSIHFEGSSGEFTKKIVSVAGKLDSLKLHGNLSQFPLFVAGLSDIKELCLSSTGLSWDVIRDGLTDVRGLKYLKLIEDNLGSLDILSEAEHLKSIERIFVVCKQTLEVAIRAVALPALVSLHILCEDLHGIPDEPLIEIIPMAKLQEVALHQQVEGATKDEMLRIATGHPNKPDVLFLEYPQ